From Chloracidobacterium thermophilum B:
GGCCATTTTTTCAGCTTCCGTCAGGCACTGGCGAATGGTCTCTTCAGCCTGTTCGATGCTGACCACAACCCCCTTGCGGATGCCCTTCGAGGGCACATCGGCGTAGCCAGCCACCGTCCAGCGCGCCCGATCCGGTACCGGTGTGGCAATGACCATGCGGGTCCGGGTCGAGCCAAGGTCAAGGCTGGCAAGGTAGGGTGTGGCGCGCGCCATAGTCCGTGCTACCTCCGCGCTGCCGAACCCGCCTGGCGGGAAGTGGATTTGGGAGCAGCTTTCGGGGGGGACGACATTGCCTTGGCGCCGGTCGTTGTCCGGGCTGGAGGGGCAGGCAGGCGTTCATCGAACTCCAGGTTGACCTGCCGGGCGCTCACCATGTTGACCGTCTTGAGATAGGGCGCTTTCTCGAAGATACGCGGATCAGAAAAGCGCATGCGTTCAAGAATCGAGGTGTCACGGCGCTGAAGCGCGTCCACGATTTCACAGGCATGGAGGAGCCGTTCCCGAAAGTCCTCCCGGCCCAGTCCAACGACAATGCGGCTATTACGAAGCTGAACGCGCACGTCCTGAAGCTGCGACAGGTCAACGGATTCAATACGTTCGGAAAGGCGTGGTTCGGCCGCGTCGAGCGCCCAGGTGAGGTTACGGTACAGTTGCAGCCGCTCGCGGTTTTCGCGGCGTCCGGCTGCATCGCGGTCGGACGCCAAACCAACGGCCAACACAGGTGGCTCTCCATCGGTATCCGGGTCGTACGCCGCAATCACGACCCCTTCTTCATCCAGCCAGACGAGGTTGCTGCGTTCAGCCATCTGGGCCAGCACAAACGGTTTGCGTTCCTCGACCACGATCCGCAGCGTGTCCGGCAGAATACGCACGATCCGGGCCTGCCGCACCCGGGGCAGGCTTTCCAGGTTCTGGCGCAGCGTCGGGAGCGAGACCGTCAGCAGGGAGCCGGTGGACTGCTGGCGGACGAGACGCTCGATGTCCTCCGCAACGGGCGGCTGACAACCAATAACCTCCACCTGACGCAGCAGAAACAGGGATGACCGCGTCATGGCCAGCCCAAGACTGCTCAGTCCGACCAGCAGTACAACCCAGAGGATGCCGGTCCGCCAGGCATAAAGTTGCTCCCATACCGCTCCCTGCCGCGTGCGCGGGATACGGATGGCCGCTGCCTCGCGCGTCTGTTCACGACGGGAAGGTAGGACCTGGCGGGTTGTGCGTTTGTGAGCCACCGACACGTTACGACTCCTGACGGCTTCAATCCAGGAACATCCTTACTCCCAGACTTCGACTTCCATATCGAGTTCAATGCCACGTGCTTCGCGTACACGTGACCGAATCCGCTCAATGAGGGCAAAGACATCGGCTGCCCGTGCTGACCCATTCGTGACAATGAAGTTGGCATGGACTGGAGAAATGGTTGCCCCGCCGATGGTTTCACCTTTCATGCCAAGTTCGTCAATGATGCGCCCGGTAGCCAGCCCCGGCCCCGGATTTTTGAAAATGCAACCGGCGCTGTTGTCCCTGACCGGTTGCGTCGCTGCCCGGTGGCGACGGTACTCCGCAATTTCGGCCCGGCTGGCCTCCGGGTTGCCGGGCCGGAGTTGAAGTGTCGTCCCCAGAATCAGGTCCCGTTCGGTAAATGGAGAGTGACGGTAGGCAAAATCCAGCGTCTCCCGTGGCAGTGTCACGATGCGCCGCTCGCGGGCGACATCCACCGAGACGATGACATCGGCAATTTCATAGCCATGCGAGCCGGCGTTCATCTTCACGGCACCGCCAACGCTGCCGGGAATCGGCGCCAGCCCTTCAATCCCGGACAATCCCCGGTCGGCGCACTGGTTGACGAGCCGGGGCAGGCTGTAACCGGCCGGCACTTTGACCTGACAGCCCTCAAACCTCACGGGCGTTTTGAGTTGCCGCAGACTGATGGCAACGCGGTCGAGTGGCCCATCCGCCACCAGGAGATTTGTGCCGTAGCCCAGCGGACTCCAGCGCAAACCGTGTTCTTCCAGCCTGGCCACCAGGGCGGCCGCTTTTTCCGGCGTGTCGGGAAAGGCCACACAGGCGATTTCCCCACCCGTGCGCAGTGAAGTCAGGTGGCGCATCGGCTGGTGAAAGCGGGCTGCGACATCGAGTTCGGCACAGATTTCCTCAACAGACTTGGGCATCCTGCAAAAACCTTTCACCAAGCTGCCAGACATTACCTGCCCCCACGGTCAACAGCACATCGCCGGGACGAAGTTGCGCCGCAACGGCTGGCAGGGCCGCATCGAGCGCGCCAACAGCCTGCACGGCC
This genomic window contains:
- a CDS encoding cell division protein FtsQ/DivIB; protein product: MAHKRTTRQVLPSRREQTREAAAIRIPRTRQGAVWEQLYAWRTGILWVVLLVGLSSLGLAMTRSSLFLLRQVEVIGCQPPVAEDIERLVRQQSTGSLLTVSLPTLRQNLESLPRVRQARIVRILPDTLRIVVEERKPFVLAQMAERSNLVWLDEEGVVIAAYDPDTDGEPPVLAVGLASDRDAAGRRENRERLQLYRNLTWALDAAEPRLSERIESVDLSQLQDVRVQLRNSRIVVGLGREDFRERLLHACEIVDALQRRDTSILERMRFSDPRIFEKAPYLKTVNMVSARQVNLEFDERLPAPPARTTTGAKAMSSPPKAAPKSTSRQAGSAARR
- the murB gene encoding UDP-N-acetylmuramate dehydrogenase, with the protein product MPKSVEEICAELDVAARFHQPMRHLTSLRTGGEIACVAFPDTPEKAAALVARLEEHGLRWSPLGYGTNLLVADGPLDRVAISLRQLKTPVRFEGCQVKVPAGYSLPRLVNQCADRGLSGIEGLAPIPGSVGGAVKMNAGSHGYEIADVIVSVDVARERRIVTLPRETLDFAYRHSPFTERDLILGTTLQLRPGNPEASRAEIAEYRRHRAATQPVRDNSAGCIFKNPGPGLATGRIIDELGMKGETIGGATISPVHANFIVTNGSARAADVFALIERIRSRVREARGIELDMEVEVWE